The proteins below come from a single Megalops cyprinoides isolate fMegCyp1 chromosome 5, fMegCyp1.pri, whole genome shotgun sequence genomic window:
- the zbtb26 gene encoding zinc finger and BTB domain-containing protein 26, producing the protein MTPSSDVLQFRFTDHGDTVLERMNMLREHRRFCDVTLVLGGFRFTGHRVVLAASSAFLRDQFLLHEAREIQVSVLPSAEVGKRLLLSCYTGVLEFPLRELVTYLTAASALQMSHVVERCVQAVSQYLDPTLAQLKVEQSPDPSPLKDRGDPNAECLREQDPQVPAGGDFDQESEDSVQIIHTDAGIALMPKSKQPRPREDRKGSPAGSPAGAGVADSSQDQEFAGGEAYMRAAQRLQLGQGGSPEPRDGSGVSEGTLLEHDTPLQRSYFCRKCDRVFQHLENYVGHLKEHKLYLCLLCGKSFSQKSNLTRHIRVHTGIKPFQCPLCHKTFSQKATLQDHLNLHTGNKPHKCNYCAMHFAHKPGLRRHLKDIHGKSSLENMFEEV; encoded by the coding sequence ATGACGCCAAGCTCAGACGTGCTACAGTTCCGGTTCACGGACCATGGTGACACGGTTCTGGAGAGGATGAACATGTTGCGGGAGCACCGTCGGTTTTGCGACGTCACTCTCGTCCTTGGCGGGTTCCGTTTCACGGGACACAGAGTGGTCCTGGCAGCTTCCTCCGCTTTTCTGCGAGACCAGTTCCTGTTGCACGAGGCCCGTGAGATCCAAGTGTCGGTCCTGCCCAGTGCTGAGGTCGGCAAGCGCCTGCTCCTATCCTGCTACACTGGAGTCCTGGAGTTTCCCCTGAGGGAACTGGTCACCTACTTGACTGCTGCCAGCGCATTGCAGATGAGCCATGTGGTAGAAAGGTGTGTGCAGGCTGTCTCGCAGTACTTGGACCCCACGCTGGCACAACTCAAGGTAGAACAGAGTCCAGACCCCTCTCCACTGAAAGACAGGGGGGACCCTAATGCTGAATGCCTCAGAGAACAGGACCCACAGGTGCCAGCAGGAGGGGATTTTGATCAGGAGTCAGAGGATAGTGTTCAGATCATCCACACAGATGCCGGAATCGCTCTTATGCCTAAGTCCAAGCAGCCACGACCAAGAGAAGACAGGAAGGGCTCTCCAGCAGGAAGTCCTGCAGGAGCAGGAGTGGCAGACAGCTCACAGGACCAAGAGTTTGCAGGTGGAGAAGCCTACATGCGAGCAGCTCAGCGACTCCAGCTGGGGCAAGGCGGCTCCCCTGAGCCCCGTGACGGCAGCGGGGTGTCAGAGGGCACGCTCCTGGAGCATGACACCCCGCTCCAGAGGTCCTACTTCTGCAGGAAATGCGACCGTGTGTTCCAGCACCTGGAGAACTACGTGGGGCACCTGAAGGAGCACAAGCTCTACCTGTGCCTGCTGTGTGGGAAGAGCTTCTCACAGAAGAGCAACCTGACACGGCACATTCGCGTGCACACTGGCATAAAGCCCTTCCAGTGCCCACTCTGCCACAAGACCTTCTCCCAGAAAGCCACACTGCAGGACCACCTCAACCTGCATACGGGCAACAAGCCACACAAGTGCAACTACTGCGCCATGCACTTTGCGCACAAGCCTGGCCTGCGGCGCCACCTAAAGGACATTCATGGCAAGAGCAGCCTGGAGAACATGTTTGAAGAGGTGTGA